The Panicum hallii strain FIL2 chromosome 9, PHallii_v3.1, whole genome shotgun sequence genome has a window encoding:
- the LOC112875048 gene encoding DExH-box ATP-dependent RNA helicase DExH3 translates to MRRGLRRGLGILLVPLPNAPSRPPPTSLAALLLHPYRLNGFSRRSLCSFPSGGRAVEQFSDDEYDHEYEDLRPSSSVANIDEWRWKLSMLQRNAEEQEIISRDRRDRRDYDQIANLAKRMGLYSEMYGRVIVASKVPLPNYRPDLDDKRPQREVVIPLSLQRRVEGLVQEHLDRSLLSLDKSGGNTRSGSEVAEKADNVNLDEQHDSLLDRSVMEKILQRKSIRMRNFQRSWQESPEGFKMLELRKSLPAYKEKERLLAAIARNQVIVISGETGCGKTTQLPQFVLESEIESGRGAFCNIICTQPRRISAMAVAERVSTERGEGLGESVGYKVRLEGIKGKDTHLLFCTSGILLRRLLSDRNLNGVTHVFVDEIHERGMNEDFLLIVLKDLLSRRRDLRLILMSATLNAELFSSYFGGAPTIHIPGFTHPVRAHFLEDILERSGYRLTSSNQLDDYGQDKVWKTQRQLLPRKRKNQITTLVEDALKNSSFETYGSRTRDSLANWNPDCIGFNLIEAVLCHICRKERPGAVLVFMTGWDDISCLKDQLKAHPLLGDPNRVLLLACHGSMATAEQRLIFEKPPPNVRKVVLATNMAEASITINDIVFVVDCGKAKETTYDALNNTPCLLPSWISKASARQRRGRAGRVQPGECYHLYPRCVYDAFADYQLPELLRTPLNSLCLQIKSLQVASIGEFLSAALQPPEPLAVQNAVEFLKMIGALDGNENLTDLGRYLSILPVDPKLGKMLIMGAVFRCIDPVLTVVAGLSVRDPFLLPQDKKDLAGTAKSRFSAKDYSDHMALVRAYEGWKDAEREGSAYEYCWRNFLSAQTLQAIHSLRKQFSYILKDSGLIDTDANTNNSLSHNQSLVRGIICSGLFPGIASVVHRESSMSFKTMDDGQVLLYANSVNAKYQTIPYPWLVFGEKVKVNAVFIRDSTGVSDSVLILFGGAVTKGSMAGHLKMLDGYIDFFMDPSLSECYLQLKEELDKLIQQKLEDPNFDIHKEGKYILYAAQELAAGDLCEGRFVFGRETSRARLRAPEEDGKSSLIKDGMNPKSLLQTLLMRAGHTPPKYKTKHLKTNEFRGLVEFKGMQFVGKPKRNKQLAERDAAIEALGWLTQTSGVKPRDEGDDASPLDLTDSMLKLLTRPRRHSKNSSRKR, encoded by the exons ATGCGCCGCGGCCTGCGCCGCGGGCTGGGCATCCTCCTCGTCCCACTTCCCAACGCAcccagccgcccgccgccgacCTCTCTCGCggctctcctcctccacccctACCGCCTCAATGGCTTCTCCCGCCGCTCCCTCTGCAGCTTCCCCAGCGGGGGCCGCGCCGTCGAGCAGTTCTCCGACGACGAGTACGACCACGAGTACGAGGACCTCCGG CCGTCGTCGTCGGTGGCGAACATCGATGAGTGGAGATGGAAGCTGAGCATGCTGCAGCGCAACGCCGAGGAGCAGGAGATCATCTCCAGGGACCGGAGGGACCGCCGGGACTATGACCAGATCGCCAATCTCGCCAAGAGGATGGGGCTCTACAG TGAAATGTACGGGAGGGTCATCGTCGCGAGCAAGGTCCCACTGCCTAACTACAGGCCGGACCTGGATGACAAACGACCGCAAAGAGAG GTGGTGATCCCGCTGAGCTTGCAGAGGAGAGTTGAAGGACTTGTTCAGGAGCATCTAGATCGTTCACTCTTGTCACTGGATAAAAGTGGTGGCAACACGAGAAGTGGCTCTGAGGTAGCTGAAAAAGCTGATAATGTGAACCTGGACGAGCAGCATGATTCTCTGCTTGATAGGTCAGTCATGGAGAAGATACTTCAGAGGAAGAGCATTCGGATGCGCAATTTTCAGAGAAGTTGGCAG GAATCACCAGAAGGATTTAAGATGCTAGAGCTTCGGAAATCACTTCCAGCAtacaaggaaaaagaaaggctTCTAGCAGCCATTGCACGCAATCAG GTTATAGTAATTTCTGGGGAGACAGGATGTGGTAAAACAACACAGCTGCCTCAATTTGTATTGGAGTCAGAAATAGAGTCTGGCCGAGGGGCCTTCTGTAACATAATTTGTACACAACCACGAAGAATATCTGCAATGGCAGTTGCAGAAAGAGTATCCACTGAGAGAGGAGAGGGCCTTGGTGAATCG GTTGGCTATAAAGTTCGATTGGAAGGAATTAAGGGAAAAGACACACATTTGCTTTTCTGCACCAGTGGCATTTTACTAAGACGATTGCTGAGTGACCGAAACTTGAATGGTGTGACTCATGTATTTGTTGATGAAATACATGAAAGGGGCATGAATGAAG ATTTCCTGTTGATTGTACTAAAAGATCTATTATCACGGCGCCGTGATTTGAGGTTGATATTGATGAGTGCTACTCTAAATGCGGAGCTATTCTCAAGTTATTTTGGAGGAGCCCCAACTATCCACATTCCT GGATTCACACATCCAGTGAGGGCACATTTTCTGGAAGATATATTGGAGAGGTCAGGCTACAGGTTGACCTCAAGCAATCAGCTTGATGATTATGGCCAAGATAAAGTCTGGAAAACTCAAAGACAGCTGCTGCCTAGAAAAAGGAAAAATCAAATTACTACACTTGTTGAG GATGCCCTTAAAAATTCAAGCTTTGAAACATATGGTTCCAGAACACGAGATTCTCTAGCGAATTGGAATCCTGATTGCATTGGGTTCAACCTCATAGAGGCTGTTCTGTGCCACATATGTCGCAAAGAACGACCTGGTGCTGTTTTAGTTTTCATGACTGGATGGGATGATATTAGTTGCTTGAAGGATCAACTGAAAGCACATCCATTGCTAGGTGATCCAAATAGGGTTTTGCTGCTTGCATGCCATGGTTCCATGGCTACTGCTGAGCAG AGGctaatatttgagaagccaccTCCTAATGTCCGGAAGGTAGTCCTAGCCACAAACATGGCAGAAGCAAGTATTACAATAAATGATATCGTTTTTGTTGTGGATTGTGGCAAAGCAAAGGAAACCACATACGATGCGTTAAACAATACCCCCTGCTTACTCCCCTCATGGATTTCAAAAGCTTCTGCCCGTCAG AGGAGGGGTAGAGCTGGCCGTGTGCAACCTGGAGAATGCTATCATCTCTATCCTAGATGTGTGTATGATGCATTTGCAGACTATCAGCTTCCGGAGCTTCttagaactcctttgaattcaTTATGTTTGCAGATAAAAAGTTTGCAAGTTGCCAGCATTGGGGAGTTCCTATCAGCTGCTCTACAACCTCCTGAACCACTAGCT GTTCAAAATGCTGTGGAATTCCTGAAGATGATTGGTGCATTAGATGGAAATGAGAACCTCACTGATCTTG GGCGATACCTTTCCATTCTTCCAGTTGATCCAAAATTGGGAAAGATGCTTATAATGGGTGCAGTTTTTCGCTGCATAGATCCTGTACTTACTGTAGTTGCTGGATTGAGTGTTCGGGACCCTTTCCTGTTGCCACAGGACAAGAAGGAT TTGGCAGGAACTGCGAAATCAAGATTCTCAGCAAAGGATTATAGTGATCATATGGCCCTTGTTCGGGCTTATGAAGGATGGAAAGATGCAGAGAGAGAAGGGTCTGCTTATGAATACTGTTGGAGAAATTTCCTTTCTGCTCAAACACTACAAGCTATTCACTCACTTCGGAAGCAATTCAGCTATATTTTAAAGGATTCTGGTTTGATAGACACTGATGCAAATACAAATAACAGTTTGAGCCATAATCAATCGTTGGTCCGTGGCATCATATGTTCTGGGCTTTTTCCTGGGATAGCGTCTGTTGTG CATCGAGAAAGCTCAATGTCATTTAAGACCATGGATGATGGCCAAGTTCTTCTTTATGCT AATTCAGTGAATGCAAAGTACCAGACAATCCCATATCCATGGTTGGTTTTTGGTGAGAAGGTGAAGGTGAATGCTGTCTTCATCCGTGATTCAACTGGAGTATCAGACTCCGTACTGATCTTATTTGGTGGTGCTGTCACAAAAGGAAGCATG GCTGGGCACTTGAAGATGCTCGATGGCTACATTGATTTCTTTATGGATCCCAGCCTTTCTGAATGCTACCTACAACTTAAAGAAGAACTTGATAAACTTATACAACAAAAG CTTGAAGACCCGAACTTTGACATCCACAAGGAAGGCAAGTACATCCTGTACGCGGCACaggagctcgccgccggcgacctatGCGAGGGTCGGTTCGTGTTCGGGCGCGAGACGAGCCGGGCGAGGCTCCGGGCCCCCGAGGAGGACGGCAAGAGCAGCCTGATCAAGGACGGGATGAACCCCAAGAGCTTGCTGCAGACGCTGC
- the LOC112875049 gene encoding binding partner of ACD11 1: MEEMGKRVVRTVRVRNISDLATEREVREFFSFSGEIEHVDIRFDGTGRTAYVTFKDPKALEIALFLSGATIVDQVVNITPAEDYIYIPVTEQQLLVNEVTSTSSAPNAELEYSSPEANASPNSRIYVSKAQDVMTNVIARGSAMRQDAVNKAKAFDEKHQLRANASARINSFDKRVGLSQKINNGISVVNEKVKSVDQRLHVSDKTMAALLAAERKLNDTGSAVKTNRYVSAGTSWLNGAFSKVAKAGHVAGSRTREKFQLAVSNLTAKGPAVVA; the protein is encoded by the exons ATGGAG GAGATGGGGAAGAGGGTGGTGAGGACCGTGCGGGTGCGGAACATCTCAGATCTGGCGACGGAGCGGGAGGTGCGCGAGTTCTTCTCCTTTTCCGGTGAAATCGAGCACGTCGACATCAGATT TGACGGTACGGGGAGGACGGCCTACGTGACATTCAAAGATCCCAAAGCCCTCGAGATTGCCCTTTTCCTATCG GGAGCAACAATTGTGGATCAAGTTGTGAACATAACCCCAGCTGAAGATTACATCTACATCCCTGTTACTGAACAG CAACTTTTGGTCAATGAGGTGACAAGTACAAGTTCAGCTCCTAATGCAGAATTGGAGTACTCCTCCCCAGAG GCCAATGCCAGCCCCAATAGTCGTATCTATGTGAGCAAGGCCCAGGATGTCATGACAAATGTGATTGCAAGGGGTTCAGCAATGAGACAAGATGCTGTGAACAAGGCTAAAGCATTTGATGAGAAACATCAGTTGAGAGCTAATGCATCGGCAAGGATCAATTCCTTTGATAAGCGTGTTGGCCTTTCGCAGAAGATAAACAATGGGATATCAGTTGTCAATGAAAAGGTGAAATCGGTAGACCAAAGGCTACATGTTTCTGACAAAACAATGGCTGCTTTGCTGGCTGCAGAGCGTAAGCTTAATGATACAGGCTCTGCTGTGAAAACCAACAG GTATGTATCTGCTGGAACAAGCTGGCTGAATGGTGCTTTTAGCAAGGTCGCCAAGGCTGGTCATGTTGCTGGCTCAAGAACCAGAGAGAAGTTCCAATTAGCGGTGTCAAATCTAACAGCCAAA GGCCCTGCTGTTGTTGCTTGA